The following proteins are co-located in the Thermus thermophilus HB8 genome:
- a CDS encoding WecB/TagA/CpsF family glycosyltransferase: MERLTLLGLPLDPVDMEEALKRIGGFLQEERTHQVVTLNPEIAVRAQEDEALRRAVLEAELVTPDGVGILWAVRRLHGLSLKERVTGIDLTLALLRRFPGVRVYLLGGKPGVAEGAAREVERLGGVVVGLHHGYFQEEAPVVAAIQKAAPDLLLVGMGERQEAFIHRHKPHLEARVAIGVGGTLDVLAGEARRPPLWAQRLGLEWLLRVGLDPKRWRRAPRLFRFAYLVLKEKR, from the coding sequence ATGGAAAGGCTGACCCTCCTCGGCCTCCCCCTAGACCCCGTGGACATGGAGGAGGCCCTCAAGCGCATCGGGGGCTTCCTCCAAGAGGAAAGGACCCACCAGGTGGTGACCCTGAACCCCGAGATCGCCGTAAGGGCCCAGGAGGACGAGGCCCTGAGGCGGGCCGTCCTCGAGGCCGAGCTCGTCACCCCGGACGGGGTGGGGATCCTCTGGGCGGTGCGGCGCCTCCACGGCCTTTCCCTCAAGGAACGGGTCACGGGGATTGACCTCACCCTCGCCCTCCTCCGCCGGTTTCCGGGGGTCCGGGTCTACCTCCTCGGGGGGAAGCCGGGGGTGGCCGAGGGAGCCGCCCGGGAGGTGGAGCGCCTGGGGGGCGTGGTGGTGGGCCTCCACCACGGCTACTTCCAGGAGGAGGCCCCGGTGGTGGCGGCCATCCAAAAGGCCGCCCCCGACCTCCTCCTGGTGGGCATGGGGGAAAGGCAGGAAGCCTTCATCCACCGCCACAAGCCCCACCTCGAGGCCCGGGTGGCCATAGGGGTGGGGGGCACCCTGGACGTCCTTGCGGGAGAGGCCAGGCGCCCCCCCCTTTGGGCCCAGAGGCTCGGCCTGGAGTGGCTTTTAAGGGTGGGGCTAGACCCAAAGCGCTGGCGGAGGGCCCCCAGGCTTTTCCGCTTCGCTTACCTCGTCCTCAAGGAGAAGCGCTAA
- a CDS encoding 2-phosphosulfolactate phosphatase, with product MCRVDLCLRPARGPLILVEVLPAGSVLTRLLALGAREVWVAPGPKVARLLAEAFPEEALLLGEVEGFPPEGFHGRLSLLDLEAAEVRGRRAVLSAPTLNASLLPEEEEVYLASLRNAKAVLEAARGLKAPTLRPSGAPEPLLSAVVALGFLERKLAPEAPPSLPALLLKAFPDPQEALFQSPEGQTLHRQGRTEELAWASLIGVDPVVPKLAEVRFFPKEAHGLSRDRYAQRFIPWKG from the coding sequence GTGTGCCGGGTTGACCTGTGCCTGAGGCCGGCCCGGGGTCCCCTGATCCTGGTGGAAGTCCTGCCCGCGGGAAGCGTCCTCACCCGCCTTCTCGCCCTGGGGGCGCGGGAGGTCTGGGTGGCCCCGGGGCCGAAGGTGGCCCGCCTCCTGGCGGAGGCCTTCCCGGAGGAGGCTCTTCTCCTCGGGGAAGTGGAGGGGTTTCCCCCGGAGGGCTTTCACGGGAGGCTCTCCCTCCTGGACCTGGAGGCCGCCGAAGTCCGGGGCAGGCGGGCCGTGCTCTCGGCCCCCACCCTGAACGCGAGCCTCCTCCCGGAGGAGGAAGAGGTGTACCTGGCGAGCCTGAGGAACGCCAAGGCGGTCCTCGAGGCCGCCCGGGGGCTCAAGGCGCCCACCCTGCGCCCCTCGGGGGCGCCCGAGCCCCTGCTTTCGGCGGTGGTGGCCCTGGGGTTTCTGGAGCGCAAGCTCGCCCCTGAGGCCCCGCCGAGCCTTCCCGCCCTCCTCCTCAAGGCCTTCCCCGACCCCCAGGAGGCCCTCTTCCAAAGCCCCGAGGGCCAGACCCTCCACCGCCAGGGCCGCACCGAGGAGCTGGCCTGGGCGAGCCTCATCGGGGTGGACCCCGTGGTGCCCAAGCTCGCCGAGGTCCGCTTCTTTCCCAAGGAGGCCCACGGGCTTAGCCGGGACCGGTACGCCCAAAGGTTCATCCCATGGAAAGGCTGA
- a CDS encoding thiamine-phosphate kinase yields MRLKDLGERALLARLAPLGYPPEAPLPPGDDAGGVWAEGRAWLLKTDGFLYREVALKGMGPFEVGFRGVAATASDLLAKMGRPLGFTLGLFLPEDLEEGFVLELVRGAAEAAKRLGAFLLGGDTNRGVEVALTVSGYALAEAPLPRKALPGDLLYLAGDRWGRTGAAIRAHYEGRSLEGFPKIREAAFYPLPRLELLALSGLLRGSLDSSDGLAETLWQLADLGVGVEVEALPLYPDVLAFAGSEEAALELVLYGGEEFEAVLVVPQEGAAAVEARAKAKGLPLFRAGRVVAGEGVYLRGAPLPRKGYAHF; encoded by the coding sequence ATGCGGCTTAAGGACCTGGGCGAACGGGCCCTCCTCGCGAGGCTCGCCCCCCTGGGCTACCCCCCTGAGGCCCCCCTGCCCCCGGGGGACGACGCCGGGGGGGTGTGGGCGGAGGGGAGGGCCTGGCTCCTCAAGACCGACGGCTTCCTTTACCGGGAGGTGGCCCTGAAGGGCATGGGTCCCTTTGAGGTGGGGTTTAGGGGGGTGGCGGCCACGGCCTCGGACCTCCTCGCCAAGATGGGGCGGCCCTTGGGCTTCACCTTGGGCCTCTTCCTGCCCGAGGATCTGGAGGAGGGCTTCGTCCTGGAGCTCGTGCGCGGGGCGGCGGAGGCGGCAAAGCGGCTTGGGGCCTTCCTCCTCGGGGGGGACACGAACCGGGGGGTGGAGGTGGCCCTCACCGTCTCCGGCTACGCCCTGGCGGAGGCCCCCCTGCCCCGGAAGGCCCTCCCCGGGGACCTCCTCTACCTCGCCGGGGACCGGTGGGGGAGGACGGGGGCGGCCATAAGGGCCCACTACGAGGGGCGCTCCTTGGAGGGCTTTCCCAAGATCCGGGAGGCCGCCTTCTACCCCCTGCCCCGCCTGGAGCTCCTCGCCCTCTCCGGCCTCCTCCGGGGAAGCCTGGACTCCTCCGACGGCCTCGCCGAAACTCTCTGGCAGCTTGCGGACCTCGGGGTGGGGGTGGAGGTGGAGGCCCTGCCCCTCTACCCCGACGTCTTGGCTTTCGCGGGGAGCGAGGAGGCGGCCTTGGAGCTCGTCCTCTACGGGGGCGAGGAGTTTGAGGCGGTCCTGGTGGTGCCCCAGGAAGGGGCGGCCGCGGTGGAAGCGAGGGCCAAGGCCAAGGGGCTTCCCCTCTTCCGGGCAGGGAGGGTGGTGGCGGGGGAAGGGGTTTACCTCCGGGGGGCGCCCCTTCCCCGGAAGGGGTATGCCCACTTTTGA
- the nox gene encoding NADH dehydrogenase, with translation MEATLPVLDAKTAALKRRSIRRYRKDPVPEGLLREILEAALRAPSAWNLQPWRIVVVRDPATKRALREAAFGQAHVEEAPVVLVLYADLEDALAHLDEVIHPGVQGERREAQKQAIQRAFAAMGQEARKAWASGQSYILLGYLLLLLEAYGLGSVPMLGFDPERVRAILGLPSHAAIPALVALGYPAEEGYPSHRLPLERVVLWR, from the coding sequence ATGGAGGCGACCCTTCCCGTTTTGGACGCGAAGACGGCGGCCCTAAAGAGGCGTTCCATCCGGCGTTACCGGAAGGACCCCGTACCCGAGGGGCTTCTCCGGGAAATCCTCGAGGCCGCCCTCCGGGCGCCCTCGGCCTGGAACCTCCAGCCCTGGCGGATCGTGGTGGTGCGGGACCCCGCCACCAAACGGGCCCTGAGGGAGGCGGCCTTCGGCCAGGCCCACGTGGAGGAGGCCCCCGTGGTCCTGGTCCTCTACGCCGACCTCGAGGACGCTCTCGCCCACCTGGACGAGGTCATCCACCCCGGGGTCCAGGGGGAAAGGCGTGAGGCGCAGAAGCAGGCCATCCAACGGGCCTTCGCCGCCATGGGGCAAGAGGCGCGAAAGGCCTGGGCCTCCGGGCAGAGCTACATCCTCTTGGGCTACCTCCTTCTCCTCCTGGAGGCTTATGGCCTCGGAAGCGTCCCCATGCTGGGGTTTGACCCCGAGAGGGTGAGGGCGATCCTGGGGCTTCCTTCCCACGCCGCCATCCCCGCCCTGGTGGCCTTGGGCTACCCGGCGGAGGAGGGCTACCCCTCCCACCGCCTGCCCCTGGAGCGGGTGGTCCTCTGGCGCTAG
- a CDS encoding nucleotidyltransferase domain-containing protein gives MPVRSLGSSVLRWPSREEVEEALKAWLSRHPIPGLLAAGYFGSYARGEAGVGSDLDLLLLVAHSPLPPWKRPLGLSLEELPVPAEALVYTLEEWKGLPQRSPRLARVLREETRWLLPPP, from the coding sequence ATGCCCGTGAGATCCTTGGGTTCGTCCGTGCTCAGATGGCCTAGCCGGGAAGAAGTGGAGGAGGCCCTGAAGGCCTGGCTTTCCCGCCACCCCATCCCGGGGCTTTTGGCCGCGGGCTACTTCGGCTCCTACGCCCGGGGGGAGGCAGGGGTGGGGAGCGACCTGGACCTCCTCCTCCTGGTGGCGCACTCCCCCCTCCCCCCCTGGAAGCGCCCCCTGGGGCTTTCCCTAGAGGAGCTTCCCGTGCCCGCGGAGGCCCTGGTCTACACCCTGGAGGAGTGGAAAGGCCTGCCCCAAAGAAGCCCCCGCCTGGCCCGGGTCCTCCGGGAGGAAACCCGCTGGCTCCTCCCCCCTCCCTAG
- a CDS encoding HEPN domain-containing protein, producing the protein MNRARDWLLQAEKDLETAEIARNAGRHEWACFATQQAAEKAVKALHLHLGQEAWGHLVARLLKELPLQVPQELVEKARYLDGLYIPTRHPDAFPEGPLAEHYGPLQSEDAIGYAREILGFVRAQMA; encoded by the coding sequence ATGAACCGGGCCCGGGACTGGCTCCTCCAGGCGGAGAAGGACCTGGAGACGGCCGAGATCGCCCGGAACGCCGGGAGGCACGAGTGGGCCTGCTTCGCCACCCAGCAAGCGGCCGAGAAGGCCGTCAAGGCCCTCCACCTCCACCTGGGCCAGGAGGCCTGGGGGCACCTCGTGGCCCGGCTCCTAAAGGAGCTTCCCCTTCAGGTGCCCCAGGAGCTGGTGGAGAAGGCCCGCTATCTGGATGGGCTCTATATCCCTACCCGCCACCCCGACGCCTTCCCCGAGGGGCCTTTGGCGGAGCACTACGGACCCTTGCAGAGCGAGGATGCCATAGGCTATGCCCGTGAGATCCTTGGGTTCGTCCGTGCTCAGATGGCCTAG
- a CDS encoding pyridoxal phosphate-dependent aminotransferase — MRAFKAHLRGLSPYPYKKEEAPVKLDQNESPFDLPGALKEEALGRLRAIPWNRYPEIHAESLRKRLSALLDWPEEGIVLAPGSNLLILALSLAAEEVLDLRPSFPHYAHAAKVAGTPYRAVPLGEGFSLDLKALLAAFRGGVLFLPNPHAPTGALFPEEALRALAERAKEVGGLLVVDEAYREFAGTDFRFLARENPHVALLRTFSKAFSLGGVRAGYLLGSPEVAGVVREVLPPFVLPAHTGAVLEVVLENPGYVEKVVEEVVAQRERVYRELLAHPTWRPYPSRTNFLLVRTPDAEEAFRHLLSQGVLVRRQDRYPGLAGCLRVTVGRREEMDAFLRAAFGVAYA; from the coding sequence ATGCGGGCCTTCAAGGCGCACCTCCGGGGCCTTAGCCCTTACCCCTACAAGAAGGAGGAGGCCCCGGTGAAGTTGGACCAGAACGAAAGCCCCTTTGACCTCCCCGGGGCGCTTAAGGAGGAGGCCTTGGGGCGCCTTAGGGCCATCCCCTGGAACCGCTACCCGGAGATCCACGCCGAAAGCCTGCGGAAGAGGCTTTCCGCCCTTCTGGACTGGCCCGAGGAGGGGATCGTCCTTGCTCCCGGCTCCAACCTCCTGATCCTCGCCCTGAGCCTGGCGGCGGAGGAGGTCCTGGACCTTAGGCCCTCCTTCCCCCACTACGCCCACGCCGCCAAGGTGGCGGGGACGCCCTACCGGGCGGTGCCCCTCGGGGAAGGGTTCTCCCTGGACCTCAAGGCCCTCCTCGCCGCCTTTAGGGGCGGGGTTCTCTTCCTTCCCAACCCCCACGCCCCCACGGGGGCCCTCTTCCCGGAGGAGGCCCTTCGGGCCCTGGCGGAAAGGGCCAAGGAGGTGGGGGGGCTTTTGGTGGTGGACGAGGCCTACCGGGAGTTTGCCGGGACGGACTTCCGCTTCCTCGCCCGGGAAAACCCCCACGTGGCCCTGCTTCGCACCTTCTCCAAGGCCTTCTCCCTGGGGGGGGTCCGCGCCGGGTACCTCCTGGGAAGCCCGGAGGTGGCGGGGGTGGTGCGGGAGGTGCTGCCCCCCTTCGTCCTCCCCGCCCACACCGGGGCCGTCCTGGAGGTGGTCTTGGAAAACCCGGGCTACGTGGAGAAGGTGGTGGAGGAGGTGGTGGCCCAGAGGGAGCGGGTCTACCGGGAGCTCCTCGCCCACCCCACCTGGCGCCCCTACCCGAGCCGCACCAACTTCCTCCTGGTGCGAACCCCCGATGCCGAAGAGGCCTTCCGCCACCTCCTTTCCCAGGGCGTCCTGGTGCGTCGGCAGGACCGCTATCCGGGGCTTGCGGGGTGCCTCCGGGTGACCGTGGGCCGGAGGGAGGAGATGGACGCCTTCCTTAGGGCGGCCTTCGGGGTGGCCTATGCGTGA
- the hisB gene encoding imidazoleglycerol-phosphate dehydratase HisB, translating into MREATVERATAETWVWLRLGLDGPTGGKVDTGLPFLDHMLLQLQRHGRFLLEVEARGDLEVDVHHLVEDVGIALGMALKEALGDGVGLERYAEAFAPMDETLVLCVLDLSGRPHLEFRPEAWPVVGEAGGVNHYHLREFLRGLVNHGRLTLHLRLLSGREAHHVVEASFKALARALHKATRRTGEGVPSTKGVL; encoded by the coding sequence ATGCGTGAGGCCACGGTGGAAAGGGCCACGGCCGAGACCTGGGTGTGGCTCCGCCTTGGCCTGGACGGGCCCACCGGGGGGAAGGTGGACACGGGCCTCCCCTTCCTGGACCACATGCTTCTCCAGCTCCAGCGCCACGGCCGCTTCCTCCTGGAGGTGGAGGCCAGGGGGGACCTCGAGGTGGACGTGCACCACCTGGTGGAGGACGTGGGCATCGCCCTGGGGATGGCCCTGAAGGAGGCCCTGGGGGACGGGGTGGGGCTGGAGCGCTACGCCGAGGCCTTCGCCCCCATGGACGAGACCCTGGTGCTCTGCGTCTTGGACCTCTCGGGAAGGCCCCACCTGGAGTTCCGCCCCGAGGCCTGGCCCGTGGTGGGGGAGGCGGGCGGGGTGAACCACTACCACCTCCGGGAGTTCCTGCGGGGCCTGGTGAACCACGGGCGGCTCACCCTCCACCTGAGGCTCCTTTCCGGAAGGGAGGCGCACCACGTGGTGGAGGCGAGCTTTAAGGCTTTGGCCCGGGCCCTCCACAAGGCGACCCGGCGCACGGGGGAGGGGGTCCCCAGCACCAAAGGGGTGCTTTGA
- the hisH gene encoding imidazole glycerol phosphate synthase subunit HisH yields MKALLIDYGSGNLRSAAKALEAAGFSVAVAQDPKAHEEADLLVLPGQGHFGQVMRAFQESGFVERVRRHLERGLPFLGICVGMQVLYEGSEEAPGVRGLGLVPGEVRRFRAGRVPQMGWNALEFGGAFAPLTGRHFYFANSYYGPLTPYSLGKGEYEGTPFTALLAKENLLAPQFHPEKSGKAGLAFLALARRYFEVL; encoded by the coding sequence ATGAAGGCGCTGCTCATTGACTACGGCTCAGGCAACCTGAGAAGCGCCGCCAAGGCCCTGGAGGCCGCGGGCTTCTCCGTGGCGGTGGCCCAGGACCCCAAGGCCCACGAGGAGGCCGACCTCCTTGTCCTCCCCGGGCAGGGCCACTTCGGCCAGGTGATGCGGGCCTTCCAGGAGAGCGGCTTCGTGGAGCGGGTCCGCCGCCACCTGGAAAGGGGCCTACCCTTCCTCGGAATCTGCGTGGGGATGCAGGTCCTCTACGAGGGCAGCGAGGAGGCCCCGGGGGTGAGGGGGCTTGGCCTCGTTCCCGGGGAGGTGCGGCGCTTCAGGGCGGGCCGGGTCCCCCAGATGGGCTGGAACGCCCTGGAGTTCGGCGGGGCCTTCGCCCCCCTCACGGGGCGCCACTTTTACTTCGCCAACTCCTACTACGGCCCCCTCACCCCCTACTCCCTGGGGAAGGGGGAGTACGAGGGCACCCCCTTCACTGCCCTCCTCGCCAAGGAAAACCTCCTCGCGCCCCAGTTCCACCCCGAGAAGAGCGGGAAGGCGGGTCTGGCCTTCCTCGCCCTAGCCCGCCGCTACTTTGAGGTCCTCTAG
- a CDS encoding carbohydrate kinase family protein, which yields MRFFVLGDVSVDLLFFLERIPEPGEEVPSRRALMKPGGAGGTLAAQLASLGHRVFLAGRVGKDPFAELALSRVREVGVDLRHLQEDPEHTTSSVLILVVPGGERAMVSAEGASRYLDPALFKPRFLDQVDAVVLSAYALVGGPSRSYAAEVLEAARRRELPVFADLGAGAVRAAGKELLKHLRGVGWLLMNEGELKTLTGASSISQGVARLRQEGFQHLAVKVGAMGSIVVTPEGEELIEPFPVEDIVDSTGAGDAYTAAFAHAILEGLSPVEAGRLANLAGALAATAIGAQGRLVTLEDLKVAAG from the coding sequence ATGCGGTTCTTCGTGTTGGGAGACGTTTCCGTGGACCTCCTCTTCTTCCTGGAGCGCATCCCCGAGCCGGGGGAGGAGGTGCCCTCGAGGCGGGCCCTGATGAAGCCGGGAGGGGCCGGGGGAACCTTGGCGGCCCAGCTCGCAAGCCTAGGCCACCGGGTCTTTCTGGCGGGCCGGGTGGGGAAGGACCCCTTCGCCGAGCTCGCCCTAAGCCGGGTGCGGGAGGTGGGGGTGGACCTCCGCCACCTCCAGGAGGACCCGGAGCACACCACGAGCTCCGTCCTCATCCTGGTGGTCCCCGGGGGGGAGCGGGCCATGGTGAGCGCCGAGGGGGCGAGCCGCTACCTGGACCCGGCCCTCTTCAAGCCCCGCTTCCTGGACCAGGTGGACGCCGTGGTCCTCTCCGCCTACGCCCTGGTGGGGGGGCCTTCCCGGAGCTACGCCGCCGAGGTCCTCGAGGCGGCGCGAAGGCGGGAGCTCCCCGTTTTCGCCGACCTCGGGGCCGGGGCGGTGCGGGCCGCGGGAAAGGAGCTCCTGAAGCACCTCCGGGGGGTGGGCTGGCTCCTCATGAACGAGGGGGAGCTCAAGACCCTCACCGGGGCCTCCTCCATCTCCCAGGGGGTGGCGAGGCTCCGCCAGGAGGGGTTCCAGCACCTCGCCGTCAAGGTGGGGGCCATGGGCTCCATCGTGGTCACCCCGGAGGGGGAGGAGCTCATTGAGCCCTTCCCCGTGGAGGACATCGTGGACTCCACGGGGGCCGGGGACGCCTACACCGCCGCCTTCGCCCACGCCATCCTGGAAGGCCTAAGCCCCGTGGAGGCGGGCCGCCTGGCCAACCTGGCGGGCGCCTTGGCCGCCACCGCCATCGGGGCCCAGGGGCGGCTCGTCACCCTAGAGGACCTCAAAGTAGCGGCGGGCTAG
- the guaB gene encoding IMP dehydrogenase produces the protein MDEGKILYEGLTFDDVLLLPDYSEVLPKEVSVRTRLTKRLFLNIPILSAAMDTVTEAEMAIAMAREGGLGVIHKNLSIEAQAAMVRKVKRSEAGMIQDPVTLPPTATLEDAERLMREYRIGGLPVVDVYGRLLGLVTNRDLRFERDLKRPVTEVMTPVERLVTARPGTTLEEAEELLRRHKVEKLPLVDESGRLKGLITLKDIVKRRQYPNAVKDAQGRLLVGAAVGASKDLPERAQALVEAGVDVLVLDSAHGHSKGILEALAYLKETFGERVEVIAGNVATREGARALAERGADAVKVGIGPGSICTTRVVTGVGVPQITAILEAVAGVKDLDVPVIADGGIKYTGDVAKAIAAGAHAVMLGSMLAGTDEAPGEEVLKDGRRYKLYRGMGSLGAMKQGSADRYFQDPEKGETEAKKLVPEGIEGMVPYKGPVADVLYQIVGGLRSAMGYVGAPDIETFRKKARFVRMTMAGLIESHPHDVVVVKEAPNYSR, from the coding sequence ATGGACGAGGGGAAGATCCTCTACGAGGGGCTCACCTTTGACGACGTGTTGCTCCTTCCCGACTACTCCGAGGTCCTGCCCAAGGAGGTTTCCGTCAGGACGCGGCTCACCAAGCGCCTTTTCCTCAACATCCCCATCCTCTCCGCCGCCATGGACACGGTGACCGAGGCGGAGATGGCCATCGCCATGGCCCGGGAGGGGGGGCTTGGGGTCATCCACAAGAACCTCTCCATTGAGGCCCAGGCGGCCATGGTGCGCAAGGTGAAGCGCTCCGAGGCGGGGATGATCCAGGACCCCGTGACCCTCCCCCCCACGGCCACCCTGGAGGACGCCGAGCGCCTCATGCGGGAGTACCGCATCGGGGGGCTACCCGTGGTGGACGTGTACGGGAGGCTTCTGGGCCTGGTGACGAACCGCGACCTCCGCTTTGAGCGGGACCTCAAGCGGCCCGTGACCGAGGTCATGACCCCGGTGGAGCGCCTCGTCACCGCCCGCCCCGGCACCACCCTGGAGGAGGCGGAGGAGCTCCTCAGGCGGCACAAGGTGGAGAAGCTCCCCCTGGTGGACGAGTCGGGGAGGCTCAAGGGGCTCATCACCCTGAAGGACATCGTCAAGCGGCGCCAGTACCCGAACGCCGTCAAGGACGCCCAGGGAAGGCTCCTCGTGGGGGCGGCGGTGGGGGCCTCCAAGGACCTTCCCGAAAGGGCCCAGGCCCTGGTGGAGGCGGGGGTGGACGTCCTCGTCTTGGACTCCGCCCACGGCCACTCCAAGGGGATCCTGGAGGCCCTCGCCTACCTCAAGGAGACCTTCGGCGAGAGGGTGGAGGTCATCGCCGGGAACGTGGCCACCCGAGAAGGGGCGAGGGCCCTGGCCGAGCGGGGGGCGGACGCGGTGAAGGTGGGGATCGGCCCCGGCTCCATCTGCACCACCCGGGTGGTCACGGGGGTGGGGGTGCCCCAGATCACGGCCATCCTCGAGGCGGTGGCGGGGGTTAAGGACCTGGACGTGCCCGTGATCGCCGACGGGGGGATCAAGTACACGGGGGACGTGGCCAAGGCCATCGCCGCCGGGGCCCACGCGGTGATGCTCGGCAGCATGCTGGCGGGCACGGACGAGGCCCCGGGGGAGGAGGTCTTAAAGGACGGGCGCCGCTACAAGCTCTACCGGGGCATGGGCTCCCTGGGGGCCATGAAGCAGGGCTCCGCCGACCGCTACTTCCAGGATCCCGAAAAAGGGGAGACCGAGGCCAAGAAGCTCGTTCCCGAGGGGATTGAGGGAATGGTGCCCTACAAAGGCCCCGTGGCCGATGTCCTCTACCAGATCGTGGGGGGCTTGCGGAGCGCCATGGGGTACGTGGGGGCGCCGGACATTGAGACCTTCCGCAAGAAGGCCCGCTTCGTGCGCATGACCATGGCGGGGCTCATTGAGAGCCACCCCCACGACGTGGTGGTGGTCAAGGAGGCCCCCAACTACTCCCGCTAA
- a CDS encoding disulfide bond formation protein B — protein MLEAVERKTLYLAFAWVVALVATLGSLYYSEVRLFLPCELCWYQRIFMYPQAVILGLALWRQDFGVWPYSLALSLLGGSVSVLHLTQQWFPGLFPLACKPPVPCSAEYIPEFPIPLQALIAFTLIALAMGLLARQARGGRR, from the coding sequence ATGCTGGAGGCCGTGGAGCGAAAGACCCTCTACCTGGCCTTCGCCTGGGTGGTGGCCCTGGTGGCCACCCTGGGCAGCCTCTACTACTCCGAGGTGCGCCTCTTCCTGCCCTGCGAGCTCTGCTGGTACCAGCGGATCTTCATGTACCCCCAGGCGGTGATCCTGGGCCTTGCCCTCTGGCGGCAGGACTTTGGCGTCTGGCCCTACAGCCTCGCCCTCTCCCTCCTTGGGGGAAGCGTGAGCGTCCTCCACCTCACCCAGCAGTGGTTCCCGGGACTCTTCCCTCTGGCCTGCAAACCCCCCGTGCCCTGCAGCGCGGAGTACATCCCCGAGTTCCCCATCCCCCTCCAGGCCCTCATCGCCTTCACCCTCATCGCCCTCGCCATGGGCCTTCTCGCCCGCCAGGCCCGAGGTGGAAGGCGTTGA
- the ftsY gene encoding signal recognition particle-docking protein FtsY, protein MGLFDRLRAGLAKTRERLLKAIPWGGDPEEVLEELEMALLAADVGVAATEELLKEVRASGRRDLKEVVKEKLVQMLEPDERRATLRKLGFRPQKLRPVEPQGHVVMVVGVNGVGKTTTIAKLGRLYQGLGKKVLFCAGDTFRAAGGAQLAEWGKRLGIPVIQGPEGADPAALAFDAAKARRARGLDLLFVDTAGRLHTKQGLMEELKKVKRAIAKADPGEPGEVWLVLDAVTGQNGLEQAKRFHEAVGLTGVIVTKLDGTAKGGVLVPIVRTLKVPIRFIGVGEGPDDLQPFDAEAFVEALLEA, encoded by the coding sequence ATGGGCCTCTTTGACCGGCTCAGGGCGGGCCTCGCCAAGACCCGGGAAAGGCTCCTCAAGGCCATCCCCTGGGGCGGCGACCCCGAGGAGGTCCTGGAGGAGCTGGAGATGGCCCTCCTCGCCGCCGACGTGGGGGTGGCGGCCACGGAGGAGCTCCTCAAGGAGGTGCGGGCCTCGGGGCGGCGGGACCTGAAGGAGGTGGTGAAGGAGAAGCTCGTCCAGATGCTGGAGCCGGACGAGCGGCGGGCCACGCTGAGGAAGCTCGGCTTCCGTCCCCAGAAGCTCCGCCCCGTGGAGCCTCAGGGGCACGTGGTGATGGTGGTGGGGGTGAACGGGGTGGGCAAGACCACCACCATCGCCAAGCTGGGCCGCCTCTACCAGGGCCTCGGCAAGAAGGTCCTCTTCTGCGCCGGGGACACCTTCCGCGCCGCGGGGGGAGCCCAGCTTGCGGAGTGGGGGAAGCGCCTCGGGATCCCGGTGATCCAGGGCCCGGAAGGGGCGGACCCCGCCGCCCTCGCCTTTGACGCCGCCAAGGCCCGAAGGGCGCGGGGCCTGGACCTCCTCTTCGTGGACACCGCGGGCCGCCTCCACACCAAGCAGGGCCTCATGGAGGAGCTCAAGAAGGTGAAGCGGGCCATCGCCAAGGCGGACCCCGGGGAGCCGGGGGAGGTGTGGCTCGTGCTGGACGCCGTCACCGGGCAAAACGGCCTGGAGCAGGCCAAGCGCTTTCACGAGGCCGTGGGCCTCACCGGGGTCATCGTCACCAAGCTGGACGGGACGGCCAAGGGCGGGGTCCTGGTCCCCATCGTCCGCACCCTAAAGGTGCCCATCCGCTTCATCGGCGTGGGAGAAGGCCCGGACGACCTCCAGCCCTTTGACGCCGAGGCCTTCGTGGAGGCCCTCCTCGAGGCCTGA